From a region of the uncultured Draconibacterium sp. genome:
- a CDS encoding histidine kinase — translation MTDKIQHIITRVKTSKYIRSAYHVAFWIMVACFYFFMFSWNSAFREATIIFSAGLLPVAILLTYFFNHFLVPRYLWKKRYGLFFLYSLFTLLSGVWLSLLIVFYALIHILKNKAMIDPSVLHPELQVISLNFIVFFAIAVKQIKRAYFIQQEKNELERKKLNTELRLKETELKLLKAQIHPHFLFNTLNNLYGLTIEKSDEAPGLVLRLSDILDYILYRCNEKNVLLFDEILNLQNYIEIEKLRYSEKLSITTDFPKETNNLQIAPLLLLPFVENAFKHGVSHNPGTAEITCSLKTRHTSMVFKIENSKNPAKPYIKNLSKGIGLSNVKKRLELLYPKKYKLEIDEKEATFSVTLALELAE, via the coding sequence ATGACCGACAAGATCCAACATATAATAACCCGGGTAAAAACCTCGAAATACATCCGATCTGCCTATCACGTAGCATTTTGGATAATGGTTGCCTGTTTCTACTTTTTCATGTTTAGCTGGAACAGTGCTTTTCGCGAGGCTACTATTATTTTCTCGGCCGGGCTGCTGCCGGTGGCTATTTTGCTTACCTACTTTTTCAACCACTTTTTAGTGCCGCGCTACCTCTGGAAAAAACGCTACGGTCTGTTCTTTTTGTATAGTTTGTTTACCCTGCTTTCCGGCGTTTGGCTTTCCTTACTTATCGTTTTTTACGCGCTTATTCATATTCTGAAGAACAAAGCAATGATCGATCCGTCGGTGCTTCACCCCGAGCTACAAGTGATTTCGTTGAATTTCATTGTATTTTTTGCCATCGCCGTAAAACAGATAAAACGTGCCTATTTTATTCAGCAGGAAAAGAACGAACTGGAACGAAAAAAACTGAATACGGAGCTGAGGCTGAAAGAAACCGAATTGAAGTTGCTAAAAGCACAGATTCATCCTCATTTTCTTTTCAACACGCTGAATAACCTTTACGGGCTTACCATAGAAAAATCGGACGAAGCACCGGGGCTGGTGTTACGCCTTTCTGATATTCTTGATTATATTCTTTACCGCTGCAACGAAAAAAATGTTTTGCTTTTTGACGAGATTTTGAACCTGCAAAACTATATCGAAATTGAAAAGCTGCGCTACTCAGAGAAACTAAGTATAACAACTGATTTCCCCAAGGAAACCAATAACCTGCAAATTGCACCACTGCTTCTGCTGCCATTTGTAGAGAATGCGTTTAAACACGGTGTGAGCCACAATCCCGGCACAGCAGAGATTACATGCAGTTTAAAAACACGACACACCTCCATGGTATTTAAAATCGAAAACTCAAAAAATCCGGCAAAACCATATATTAAAAATCTGTCGAAAGGAATTGGCCTGAGTAATGTAAAAAAACGGCTGGAGTTACTTTACCCCAAAAAATACAAGTTAGAAATCGACGAAAAAGAAGCGACTTTTTCAGTAACTTTAGCACTAGAATTAGCTGAATAA
- the rnc gene encoding ribonuclease III, which produces MVRKIVQRVKLFSSDRKEFYLFLKDLLGFYPQNLRLYDLAFIHKSASIVDSQGNFVNNERLEYLGDAILGAIIADFLYNRFPQEDEGFLTKTRSKLVNRTILTQLTHEMGLHIFIDSNTTKNIDKSHIYGDALEALIGAIYLDKDYKAAKFFVTKRILPQFVDLNEIEQEDSNFKSQLIEWSQKNKREIEFETTEETDEKIKQPRFKSIVKIDNKKAGEGVGTSKKEAHQKAAHETLKKLDQL; this is translated from the coding sequence GTGGTTAGAAAAATAGTACAACGAGTAAAACTCTTTTCGTCTGATCGAAAAGAGTTTTATTTGTTTTTAAAAGATCTTTTAGGATTTTACCCCCAAAATCTACGTTTGTACGATCTTGCTTTTATTCATAAGTCGGCTTCGATAGTCGATTCGCAGGGCAATTTTGTAAACAACGAACGTTTGGAGTACCTCGGCGATGCCATTCTTGGTGCTATTATTGCCGATTTTCTGTACAATCGTTTCCCGCAGGAAGATGAAGGTTTTTTAACCAAAACCCGGTCAAAACTTGTAAACCGTACCATTCTCACACAATTAACGCACGAAATGGGTTTGCATATATTTATCGATTCAAACACCACAAAAAACATCGATAAAAGCCATATTTACGGCGATGCACTTGAAGCGCTGATCGGTGCCATTTATCTCGATAAAGACTATAAAGCGGCAAAGTTTTTTGTTACAAAAAGAATCCTGCCCCAATTTGTTGATCTGAACGAAATTGAACAGGAAGACTCGAATTTTAAAAGCCAGTTGATTGAATGGAGCCAGAAAAACAAACGCGAAATAGAGTTTGAAACCACTGAAGAAACCGACGAAAAAATTAAGCAGCCACGATTTAAATCGATTGTTAAAATCGACAATAAAAAGGCCGGCGAGGGTGTTGGAACTTCTAAAAAAGAAGCCCACCAAAAAGCAGCACACGAAACATTAAAAAAGCTCGACCAGCTTTAA
- a CDS encoding MotA/TolQ/ExbB proton channel family protein — translation MNFLEFHKAGGPFMGVITVMGLLMLVVAGIKIYQMAVQKHYDLKLVSLIRMAGLFAAAFGVLSQIIGIVQALEAIRAASDISPEIVMGGAIVSFYSTIWGLIVLLVSLPIYYVLKEFIKLKMTGNN, via the coding sequence ATGAACTTTTTAGAATTTCATAAAGCAGGTGGCCCGTTTATGGGAGTAATTACTGTAATGGGCTTGTTAATGCTGGTAGTGGCCGGGATAAAAATTTATCAGATGGCTGTGCAAAAGCATTATGATTTGAAACTGGTGAGCTTGATTCGAATGGCCGGGCTATTTGCCGCCGCATTTGGTGTACTGTCGCAAATTATTGGAATTGTACAGGCTTTGGAGGCTATACGTGCCGCTAGCGATATTTCGCCCGAAATTGTTATGGGCGGAGCGATTGTTAGCTTTTACAGTACTATTTGGGGGCTAATAGTATTGCTTGTTTCCTTACCGATTTACTATGTGCTAAAAGAATTTATTAAACTGAAAATGACAGGAAACAATTAA
- a CDS encoding lipid-A-disaccharide synthase N-terminal domain-containing protein, with the protein MEGILIIGLGFFAQGLFFIRTIAQWFKSEKEGEVISPVIYWQISLVASIMMLTYGILRHDFAIVMGQSLVYGIYIRNLQLKNVWTKMHWAIKVLALTIPVAYWVWLLTSGSFANILHNEDVSLFWMIWGTTAQIVFISRFFYQWIHSESKKESYFPLGFWIISTCGSLMIFTYSIIRLDPVLFAAHSLGLFTYMRNIALHYGKSSLFERLNKIPMLNKVIGKVSDKIK; encoded by the coding sequence ATGGAAGGGATTTTAATTATTGGGCTTGGATTTTTTGCCCAGGGATTATTCTTTATCCGCACCATTGCGCAATGGTTTAAATCGGAGAAAGAAGGTGAAGTAATATCGCCGGTAATTTACTGGCAGATTAGCCTGGTGGCATCAATAATGATGCTAACCTATGGAATTCTGCGCCACGATTTTGCCATTGTTATGGGGCAATCGTTGGTGTACGGAATTTACATCCGAAACCTTCAGCTTAAAAATGTGTGGACCAAAATGCACTGGGCCATAAAAGTTCTCGCCCTGACTATTCCTGTTGCCTACTGGGTTTGGCTGCTTACCTCGGGCAGCTTTGCCAACATACTGCACAACGAAGATGTATCGCTTTTCTGGATGATTTGGGGAACCACCGCACAAATAGTATTTATCTCGCGTTTTTTTTACCAATGGATTCACTCCGAGAGTAAAAAAGAATCGTACTTTCCACTGGGATTCTGGATCATCAGTACTTGTGGTTCGCTAATGATTTTTACCTATTCGATTATCCGTCTCGACCCGGTACTTTTTGCAGCTCACAGTTTGGGACTTTTTACCTACATGCGAAATATTGCTTTGCATTATGGCAAAAGCAGTTTGTTTGAAAGGCTCAACAAAATTCCGATGCTGAATAAGGTTATCGGGAAAGTATCGGATAAAATAAAGTAG
- the fabF gene encoding beta-ketoacyl-ACP synthase II, whose protein sequence is MEFKRVVITGIGTVNPLGNSVEEYWKNLKNGVSGAGPITHFDASLHTTKFACEIKDFDPLQYMEKKEIRKYDLYTQYAFATAAQAVEDSNLDLEKVDGDRVGVIWGAGIGGLETFHKEVRAYKEERPRFSPFFIPKMIANIAGGLVSIKYGFRGPNYTTVSACASASHAMIDALNMIRMGKADMMLTGGSEAGVNEAGISGFNSMRAISTRNDDPKTASRPFDKDRDGFVMGEGSAAFILEDYEHAKARGAKIYAEIAGGGMSADAYHMTAPDPEGRGANLVMKWALEDAGIKPEDVDYINVHGTSTPLGDIAEPKAILKTFGEHAYKLSISSTKSMTGHLLGAAGAVEGLASVLAMREGIVPPTINHSTPDPEIDEKLDFTFNKAKEREINVAISNTFGFGGHNATVVFKKL, encoded by the coding sequence ATGGAATTTAAACGGGTAGTAATAACCGGTATTGGAACCGTTAATCCTTTAGGGAATTCCGTTGAAGAGTACTGGAAGAATCTTAAGAACGGCGTAAGTGGAGCTGGGCCTATCACCCACTTCGACGCTTCGCTGCATACCACAAAGTTTGCATGCGAGATTAAAGATTTCGATCCTCTTCAGTACATGGAGAAAAAGGAAATTCGCAAATACGATCTGTATACACAGTATGCATTTGCTACCGCGGCCCAGGCTGTTGAAGACAGTAACCTTGACCTGGAAAAAGTTGACGGCGACCGAGTTGGCGTTATTTGGGGTGCAGGAATTGGAGGCTTGGAAACTTTCCACAAGGAAGTAAGAGCTTACAAAGAGGAGCGTCCTCGTTTTTCTCCGTTTTTTATCCCTAAAATGATTGCAAACATTGCAGGTGGATTAGTCTCAATTAAGTATGGATTCAGAGGTCCGAACTATACAACTGTTAGTGCCTGTGCATCTGCCTCTCACGCAATGATCGACGCTTTAAACATGATTCGCATGGGCAAAGCCGACATGATGCTTACAGGAGGTTCTGAAGCAGGAGTTAACGAAGCGGGGATTTCCGGTTTCAACTCTATGCGGGCTATTTCAACACGCAATGACGATCCGAAAACTGCTTCGCGCCCATTTGATAAAGACCGTGATGGTTTTGTTATGGGTGAAGGTTCAGCAGCGTTTATACTCGAAGATTATGAACATGCGAAAGCTCGCGGAGCAAAAATTTACGCAGAAATTGCAGGTGGTGGCATGTCTGCTGATGCTTATCATATGACTGCTCCTGATCCGGAAGGAAGAGGCGCTAATTTAGTTATGAAATGGGCATTGGAAGATGCGGGTATAAAACCTGAAGACGTTGATTACATCAACGTTCACGGAACTTCAACTCCGCTTGGCGACATTGCAGAGCCTAAGGCTATTCTGAAAACATTTGGCGAACATGCTTACAAACTAAGCATCAGTTCAACCAAATCAATGACCGGTCACCTTCTTGGTGCCGCCGGAGCTGTTGAAGGTCTTGCAAGTGTTCTCGCCATGCGCGAAGGCATTGTTCCACCTACAATCAACCACTCTACACCAGATCCTGAAATTGACGAAAAGTTGGATTTCACATTCAACAAAGCCAAAGAAAGGGAAATCAATGTAGCTATTAGCAATACATTTGGTTTTGGGGGGCATAATGCAACAGTAGTTTTTAAAAAACTATAG